GCACGCCGACGCGCTTGCCGCGCAAGCCGTCCGCGCTCGCGCTCAACGGTGCGCCGCTTCGCGCGATCAGGCGCGAGCGAAACTGAAAGAGCTTCGTGGAGAACGCGATCTGCTTCATGCGCTTGTCGGTGATCGCCATCGACGACATGATGCCGTCGATCTTGCGCGCCTGCAGTGCGGGAATCATCCCGGAGAATTCGAGTTCGACCCATTCGCAACGCATCGCGATGCGTCGGCAGATTTCGTCGCCCAGATCGACGTCGAAGCCCGCGACGTGACCGTCGGGCGTCTTGACGTCCATCGGCGGATAGCCCGGATCGATACCGAGGCGCAAGAGATTGGCGTCGCGCGCTGCGACGGGCGACGAAGCGAGCATGCTCGCGAGCAACACGGCGAGTAACGATGAAGTGGCTTTGAGCATGAACGCGAAGTCGGCGAGGAAAGGAAACGAACCCACCGATG
This genomic interval from Caballeronia sp. LZ062 contains the following:
- a CDS encoding transporter substrate-binding domain-containing protein, with the protein product MLKATSSLLAVLLASMLASSPVAARDANLLRLGIDPGYPPMDVKTPDGHVAGFDVDLGDEICRRIAMRCEWVELEFSGMIPALQARKIDGIMSSMAITDKRMKQIAFSTKLFQFRSRLIARSGAPLSASADGLRGKRVGVQSGSQFETYALKNWQPGGVEVVAYQSQEGVFNDLVAGRIDAALLGSVEAENGFLKTPRGAGFAFVGAPLSMGDHGVGMGLRLDDTILKAKVDKAVTDMRADGTYRRIARKYFDFDVYGD